One part of the Desulfonema ishimotonii genome encodes these proteins:
- the queD gene encoding 6-carboxytetrahydropterin synthase QueD codes for MFELKVITRFAAAHQLKMVARQCENLHGHNWKVEVCVGGETLNEAGVLVDFGEIKTHVRALMAQLDHKFLNELEIFDDQCPPSSENIAHFIGTRLQEMISVPDVRVTRVTAWESDDACATYIMN; via the coding sequence ATGTTCGAACTGAAAGTCATCACCCGTTTTGCGGCGGCCCATCAGCTGAAAATGGTGGCCAGACAGTGTGAAAACCTTCACGGTCACAACTGGAAGGTGGAGGTCTGTGTGGGCGGAGAGACGCTTAATGAGGCCGGGGTTCTGGTCGATTTCGGGGAGATTAAAACCCATGTCCGGGCGCTGATGGCGCAGCTGGATCACAAATTCCTCAATGAGCTGGAGATTTTTGACGACCAGTGCCCCCCCTCATCGGAGAACATCGCCCATTTCATCGGCACCCGGCTTCAGGAGATGATCTCCGTCCCGGATGTCCGGGTTACCCGTGTGACCGCATGGGAGTCGGATGACGCCTGTGCCACCTATATCATGAACTGA
- a CDS encoding cell division protein FtsX, with protein MILFFRRTFRDIRANLFLNAVTVLSVAFSVLIFSAFLLFFTNAEAMIRLWLKDMRIMVYLSPDITPAKISDTGRRLKGIGHVRTVHFVSRDDAMKRFRRQLNRQSSLVDNLKENPLPDAFEVGLEMTPRMWEHIAPVALEIEKIGTVAEVEYGEQWIDRCVRSLSLFRLAGYGMGAVFGLAAVFFVANTVRLVLYSRRDEIEIMRLVGASEGFIRDPIYVQSLMLGMVGGLIGLGALYGIFRFVSSRIDLSGPASFFQIRFLLPDAMTGILVSSMVVGWVGCVISLRQFLKK; from the coding sequence ATGATCCTTTTTTTCAGGAGAACATTCAGAGATATACGGGCCAACCTCTTTCTGAACGCTGTGACGGTCCTCTCCGTCGCCTTTTCGGTCCTGATTTTCAGCGCCTTCCTGCTTTTTTTTACCAATGCGGAGGCGATGATCCGGCTCTGGCTCAAGGATATGCGGATTATGGTGTATCTCAGCCCGGACATCACCCCTGCGAAAATTTCGGATACCGGACGCCGGTTAAAGGGCATCGGCCATGTCCGAACCGTTCACTTTGTGTCCAGAGACGATGCCATGAAGCGGTTCCGGCGTCAGCTGAACCGCCAGTCCTCCCTGGTGGACAATCTCAAAGAGAACCCCCTGCCGGATGCCTTTGAGGTGGGCCTTGAGATGACGCCCCGCATGTGGGAGCATATCGCGCCGGTCGCCCTGGAGATTGAAAAGATCGGCACCGTGGCGGAGGTTGAATACGGCGAACAGTGGATCGACCGGTGTGTCCGGAGCCTCAGCCTGTTCCGGCTGGCCGGATACGGAATGGGCGCTGTCTTCGGCCTGGCGGCGGTGTTTTTTGTGGCCAACACCGTCCGGCTGGTCCTCTATTCCCGCCGCGACGAGATCGAAATCATGCGCCTGGTCGGGGCGTCCGAGGGATTTATCAGGGATCCCATCTACGTGCAGAGCCTCATGCTGGGCATGGTCGGCGGGCTGATCGGCCTGGGTGCGCTGTACGGGATTTTCCGGTTTGTATCCTCCCGGATTGACCTGTCGGGCCCGGCATCCTTTTTCCAGATCCGTTTTTTATTACCGGACGCCATGACGGGGATTCTGGTGAGCAGCATGGTTGTAGGGTGGGTCGGATGCGTTATCTCCCTCAGACAATTCTTAAAAAAATAG
- a CDS encoding C-GCAxxG-C-C family protein, protein MTDHREKIIRQIRERAENLYHTHQFFCTESVVVAINEGLGGALSEDQAVAIASGFPLGVGEAGCMCGALSGGILSVGLVLGKNGPYRNRRTVREASGELHDRFKGRFRSTCCRVLTRKVRHTPRIHFEQCAELTGAGAEMAARMILEKRPGLVSQISPARRLRRDSGLAAFFISLGKLFR, encoded by the coding sequence ATGACAGATCACAGAGAAAAAATTATCAGACAGATCCGGGAACGGGCCGAAAATTTATACCATACCCACCAGTTTTTCTGCACGGAATCGGTTGTTGTTGCCATAAATGAGGGGTTGGGCGGTGCGCTGTCTGAAGATCAGGCTGTCGCCATTGCATCCGGGTTTCCGCTGGGCGTCGGGGAGGCAGGCTGTATGTGCGGGGCTCTCAGCGGTGGCATTCTTTCAGTGGGCCTTGTTCTGGGGAAAAACGGACCTTATCGGAACCGCAGGACTGTCCGCGAGGCATCCGGAGAGCTCCACGACCGGTTCAAAGGCCGGTTCAGATCCACCTGCTGCCGCGTGCTGACCCGGAAGGTTCGGCACACCCCCCGGATTCACTTTGAACAGTGCGCGGAACTGACCGGGGCGGGGGCCGAAATGGCCGCAAGGATGATTCTTGAAAAAAGGCCGGGCCTTGTCAGCCAGATCTCTCCGGCCCGTCGCCTGCGGAGAGATTCGGGGCTGGCCGCCTTTTTCATCAGCCTTGGCAAACTGTTCCGATAG
- a CDS encoding murein hydrolase activator EnvC family protein — MRYLPQTILKKIAFFLGALLLIPQLGTPPGLRAETRARQLRKEAAGVREEMKKKAEKVRSFTQEERDTLSSLNAVDLSLNHARKQVRISQTELRRLEKEIAENRSAAEALSRQIAETETYAVDRLVRLYKLEHLGQIHLLASARSLNDLFQRRKALERILMYDEQVLAKLEREKGTLRGVRVTLAGQKKEKETIDAEHRKQVRLLRHQKEQRRKLLANIRRKKSLARAALGALKNSAAQLSRTIRALESEPSEVKKGGFAAFKGLLNMPVKGKIRLFFGPHRNKEFGVMNFQSGINIEARRGDPVRSVAGGRIIYSSWFKGYGNMIIVDHGDHYYTLYAHTEELFRHKGDTVKTGEVLATVGDTGSMTGPGLHFEIRHHGTPIDPLKWLKKG; from the coding sequence ATGCGTTATCTCCCTCAGACAATTCTTAAAAAAATAGCCTTTTTCCTGGGCGCCCTCCTCCTGATCCCTCAGCTGGGCACACCGCCCGGTCTCCGGGCCGAAACCCGTGCGCGCCAGCTTCGGAAAGAGGCGGCGGGGGTTCGGGAGGAGATGAAAAAAAAGGCGGAAAAGGTCCGGTCATTTACGCAGGAGGAGCGGGATACCCTCAGCAGCCTCAACGCCGTTGACCTCTCCCTGAACCACGCCCGGAAACAGGTCCGGATATCTCAGACAGAACTGAGGCGTCTGGAAAAGGAAATCGCGGAGAACCGCTCGGCAGCCGAGGCCCTTTCCCGGCAGATCGCGGAGACCGAAACCTATGCGGTGGATCGGCTGGTGCGGCTCTACAAACTGGAACATCTCGGACAGATCCATCTGCTGGCCAGCGCCCGTTCGCTCAATGACCTGTTTCAGCGGCGAAAGGCCTTGGAGCGGATTCTGATGTATGACGAACAGGTGCTGGCAAAACTGGAACGCGAAAAAGGAACGCTCCGGGGGGTAAGGGTGACGCTGGCCGGTCAGAAAAAGGAAAAAGAGACCATTGACGCCGAACATCGGAAACAGGTCCGTCTGTTACGCCATCAGAAGGAACAGCGCCGCAAACTGCTGGCAAACATCCGCCGGAAAAAATCCCTTGCCAGGGCCGCACTGGGGGCACTGAAAAATTCGGCAGCGCAGCTCAGCCGTACAATCCGCGCCCTTGAATCAGAACCTTCCGAAGTGAAAAAAGGGGGGTTTGCGGCGTTTAAGGGCTTGCTTAATATGCCGGTTAAGGGTAAAATACGATTATTTTTCGGTCCTCACAGGAATAAAGAATTCGGCGTGATGAACTTCCAGAGCGGAATCAATATCGAAGCCAGGCGGGGCGACCCTGTCCGCTCAGTGGCCGGCGGCAGGATCATCTATTCCAGCTGGTTCAAAGGTTACGGTAATATGATCATCGTCGATCACGGCGATCACTATTACACGCTGTATGCGCACACGGAAGAGCTTTTCAGACATAAGGGCGATACGGTAAAAACGGGTGAGGTGCTTGCCACAGTGGGAGACACCGGCTCCATGACCGGCCCGGGACTGCATTTTGAAATTCGTCACCATGGAACCCCCATCGACCCTCTCAAATGGCTAAAAAAGGGTTAA
- a CDS encoding divergent polysaccharide deacetylase family protein — translation MSRRSLPRVAIIIDDIGYDTDIVGKFLRLDTRICFSLFPVSPYRDAIVRKIKEKGCEIMLHLPMEPVEYPAVRPGPGALLSTMTPEQLSRQLDQNLDAIRGIRGVNNHMGSRITQIAPLMYQVLSALKQRNLFFIDSYTTPESICRSSARLLQIPFAQRDVFLDHIQEPAVIRRQIRRLIRVAEQYGEAIGIGHPHHVTYKVLREMLPELKQKVQLVQASQIVHTSG, via the coding sequence GTGTCCCGCCGATCTCTGCCCCGGGTCGCCATCATCATTGACGATATCGGGTATGATACGGACATTGTGGGAAAATTTCTCAGGCTGGATACCCGGATCTGCTTTTCCCTGTTTCCCGTTTCCCCGTACCGGGATGCCATCGTCCGAAAGATAAAGGAGAAGGGCTGCGAGATCATGCTTCATCTGCCCATGGAGCCGGTTGAATACCCGGCAGTCCGGCCCGGCCCGGGGGCTTTGCTGAGTACCATGACACCGGAACAGCTCTCCCGTCAGCTTGATCAGAATCTCGACGCCATCCGGGGAATCCGGGGGGTCAACAATCACATGGGCTCACGGATAACGCAGATCGCCCCCCTGATGTACCAGGTGCTGTCCGCACTGAAACAGCGCAACCTCTTTTTTATTGACAGCTATACGACGCCGGAGAGCATCTGCCGCTCCTCCGCACGTCTGCTCCAAATTCCCTTTGCGCAGCGGGATGTCTTTCTCGACCACATTCAGGAGCCGGCGGTTATCCGGCGACAGATCCGCAGGCTGATCCGCGTTGCCGAACAATACGGCGAAGCCATCGGCATCGGTCATCCCCACCATGTCACCTATAAGGTGCTGCGGGAGATGCTGCCGGAGCTGAAACAGAAGGTTCAACTGGTGCAGGCCTCACAGATCGTTCATACCAGCGGATAA
- a CDS encoding ankyrin repeat domain-containing protein, with translation MYRKALLCFSLLMMLACLGCTTVHRAASTGNTEEMLFLISRGSDLNAADENGMTPLMLAVQEDQPDMVAVLLANGAATDLENRQGKTASDMAWAEGTPAVFKAFLDHGGADPDFFLHEAAGTEGQARLKTVIREYRQYRKISNTADHASLSDFETWFSDFPEGVYRKEVEHIFGEMIRRDYEEAAAASDPKAMKAFIDRYSDMGRDGYRVDATSLNIRNTASAESEKTGRYLRGNVVHALQKKDGWAQTDRGWVSLEYLKPVPVRRTIPLVAPYIENARHYLAHPDDEIHPEKTPPALPTPTVRQELELLLKAPTLSTLETFIIQYKDRPEYAPLVQTARNRYKQILLDE, from the coding sequence ATGTACCGAAAAGCGCTTTTATGTTTCTCACTGCTGATGATGCTGGCGTGCCTCGGATGCACCACCGTACATCGGGCGGCCTCGACCGGCAATACAGAAGAAATGTTGTTCCTTATTTCCAGGGGAAGCGACCTCAACGCAGCAGATGAAAACGGCATGACGCCCCTGATGCTCGCCGTTCAGGAAGACCAGCCCGATATGGTCGCGGTGCTTTTGGCCAATGGCGCGGCTACTGACTTGGAAAACCGGCAGGGAAAAACAGCATCGGACATGGCCTGGGCAGAAGGAACCCCGGCGGTGTTCAAAGCCTTTCTGGACCACGGCGGCGCCGACCCTGATTTTTTTCTCCACGAAGCCGCTGGGACCGAGGGGCAGGCCCGGCTGAAAACAGTGATACGGGAATACCGGCAATACCGCAAAATATCGAACACAGCGGATCATGCGTCCTTATCTGATTTTGAAACCTGGTTTTCCGACTTTCCCGAAGGCGTCTATCGGAAAGAGGTTGAACATATTTTCGGGGAAATGATCCGGCGGGATTACGAGGAGGCGGCAGCCGCATCCGATCCGAAAGCCATGAAAGCCTTTATTGACAGATATTCGGACATGGGCCGCGACGGATATCGGGTCGATGCCACATCGCTGAACATCAGGAATACGGCTTCCGCTGAGTCCGAAAAGACGGGGCGCTATCTGCGGGGAAATGTGGTGCATGCCCTTCAGAAAAAGGACGGGTGGGCGCAGACCGACAGGGGATGGGTCAGCCTGGAGTATCTGAAACCGGTTCCGGTCCGCCGGACAATTCCTCTGGTCGCCCCTTATATCGAAAATGCCCGCCATTACCTGGCGCATCCTGATGATGAAATTCATCCCGAAAAAACCCCGCCCGCGCTTCCGACGCCGACGGTCCGGCAGGAGCTGGAGCTGTTACTGAAAGCCCCGACCCTTTCCACGCTGGAAACCTTTATCATACAATATAAGGACAGGCCGGAGTATGCGCCGCTGGTACAGACCGCCCGGAACCGGTATAAGCAGATTCTCCTGGACGAATAA
- the dnaJ gene encoding molecular chaperone DnaJ, whose protein sequence is MTTKRDYYEILGISRDADEGEIKSKYRKLAMKYHPDRNPGDKAAEENFKEAAEAYEVLRDPQKRSLYDQYGHQGLEGAGFSGFGGFDDIFSSFGDIFEDFFGFGGGRRGGRSRSVRGADLRYDMNLSFMDAAFGTETQISVEKRATCPGCNGSRCEPGSQPETCRHCGGTGQISRSQGFFTVRTTCPHCRGGGQTISDPCKKCGGNGKVVVSKKVSVRIPAGVDTGSRLRLTGEGEPGAQGGPPGDLYVFIQVDAHDFFERHNTDVVCQVPISFIQATLGDKITLPTLNGEKSLDIPKGTQPNELFRFHGEGIPSLRTGQRGDQIIRVDIKTPTGISREQEKLLREFAALEENKFTNKLKNMFSKKKAAR, encoded by the coding sequence ATGACAACGAAACGGGATTATTACGAAATTCTGGGCATCAGCCGGGATGCGGATGAGGGCGAGATCAAGTCGAAATACCGGAAGCTCGCCATGAAATACCATCCGGACAGAAACCCCGGCGACAAGGCCGCTGAAGAGAATTTCAAAGAGGCGGCAGAGGCCTATGAGGTGCTGAGGGATCCCCAGAAGCGGAGCCTCTACGATCAGTATGGCCATCAGGGGCTTGAAGGGGCGGGATTCTCAGGATTCGGCGGGTTTGACGATATATTTTCAAGTTTCGGGGATATTTTTGAAGACTTCTTCGGGTTCGGCGGCGGAAGACGGGGGGGCAGAAGCCGTTCCGTGCGGGGGGCCGACCTTCGCTATGACATGAACCTCAGCTTCATGGATGCGGCGTTCGGCACCGAGACCCAGATCAGTGTGGAGAAGCGGGCCACCTGTCCGGGCTGTAACGGCAGCCGATGTGAGCCGGGCAGTCAGCCCGAAACCTGCCGCCACTGCGGGGGAACGGGCCAGATATCAAGATCACAGGGGTTTTTTACGGTCCGGACCACCTGTCCCCACTGCCGGGGGGGCGGCCAGACCATCTCTGATCCCTGTAAAAAATGTGGTGGAAACGGAAAGGTTGTTGTCTCCAAAAAGGTTTCCGTCAGGATTCCGGCCGGTGTGGACACCGGATCGCGGCTCCGGCTGACCGGGGAAGGCGAACCCGGGGCCCAGGGCGGTCCTCCCGGCGACCTCTACGTCTTTATCCAGGTTGACGCCCATGATTTTTTTGAACGGCACAACACCGATGTGGTCTGCCAGGTTCCCATTTCATTCATCCAGGCAACCCTGGGGGACAAAATCACCCTGCCGACCCTCAACGGCGAAAAAAGCCTTGATATCCCCAAAGGCACCCAGCCCAACGAGCTGTTCCGGTTTCACGGCGAGGGCATTCCCTCCCTCAGAACCGGTCAGCGGGGCGACCAGATTATCCGGGTGGATATTAAGACCCCCACCGGTATCAGCCGGGAACAGGAGAAGCTGCTCCGGGAGTTTGCGGCCCTGGAGGAGAACAAGTTCACCAACAAGTTAAAAAACATGTTCAGCAAGAAAAAGGCTGCGCGATAA
- a CDS encoding cell division ATP-binding protein FtsE gives MQPYDTHSMLIQMFHVYKRYGAKNALVDINLEVADSEFLFISGPSGAGKSTLLRLLYMGEAATRGQIIIDGQNLSRIPRRRIPFLRRKFGIIFQDYKLIPTRTAYENIALVAEAVGTRRSLVKKKVSSLLRTVGMADRARALPPSLSGGEQQRIAVARAMAGNPKIIIADEPTGSLDAESAAEIMGLLRHYHRLGATVIVATHDTELIRSMGGRVVLLKGGHLEISTVIPRLSS, from the coding sequence TTGCAGCCATACGATACACACAGTATGCTTATTCAGATGTTCCACGTCTATAAGCGGTACGGGGCGAAAAATGCGCTGGTGGACATCAACCTTGAGGTGGCTGACAGTGAATTTTTGTTCATCAGCGGTCCCAGCGGGGCAGGGAAGTCAACTCTGCTCAGACTGCTCTACATGGGCGAGGCGGCCACCCGGGGGCAGATTATCATAGACGGACAGAACCTCTCCCGCATTCCCCGGCGTCGGATTCCGTTTCTTCGCCGGAAATTCGGGATCATCTTTCAGGATTACAAGCTGATTCCCACCCGGACCGCATATGAGAATATCGCACTGGTGGCCGAGGCCGTGGGCACCCGGCGCAGCCTGGTGAAAAAAAAGGTGAGTAGTCTGCTGCGAACCGTCGGCATGGCGGACCGGGCCAGGGCACTGCCGCCCAGCCTGTCGGGGGGAGAACAGCAGCGGATTGCCGTGGCCCGGGCCATGGCAGGCAATCCCAAAATCATTATTGCCGATGAGCCGACCGGCAGCCTGGACGCCGAATCTGCGGCGGAGATTATGGGGCTGCTGAGACACTATCACCGCCTAGGCGCGACCGTCATTGTGGCGACCCATGATACAGAACTGATCCGGTCCATGGGCGGCAGGGTCGTCCTCCTGAAGGGGGGGCATCTGGAGATCTCAACCGTCATCCCCAGGCTGTCATCATGA
- a CDS encoding S41 family peptidase — translation MPHNNGRHVKLWLAIVIAVVSFTIGTGFARNISASDQETYKSLQIFADVLDLIEKNYVDPVDSKDLIQKAIQGMMNGLDPHSQLLPPEAFEELQIDTKGEFGGIGIVITMQNRLLTVISPIEGTPAYKAGVKAGDIIIEVDGESTKDMMLWEAVKKMRGPKGEAVAIKVIREEEADPLAFTLVRDIIPIESVRYMTLRPGYGYVRITNFQDNTTSDLKNALKVMESGKSPLKGLVLDLRDNPGGLLNQAIDVSDLFLENGDIVSIKGRLKKHTKVFRAHANLRKRDFPIVVLINGGSASASEIVAGALQDHKRAVILGTTSFGKGSVQTVETLRDSYGLKFTIARYYTPSGRSIQAEGIKPDISVRHQVLTDAENAVEEKHWLKEKDLKNHLDAEPGSQKRKSSRTGKKDADEKQAPPASKTENRYGPLSLENLESDSQVMRALEILRGYQIFTDART, via the coding sequence ATGCCTCACAACAATGGACGACATGTAAAACTATGGCTGGCCATCGTCATCGCGGTCGTATCCTTTACCATCGGGACGGGTTTTGCCCGGAACATCTCGGCCAGCGACCAGGAAACGTATAAAAGTTTGCAGATATTCGCTGATGTCCTTGACCTCATAGAAAAAAACTATGTCGATCCCGTGGACAGCAAAGATCTGATCCAGAAGGCGATTCAGGGGATGATGAACGGGCTGGACCCCCACTCCCAGCTGCTGCCGCCGGAAGCCTTTGAAGAGCTTCAGATCGACACCAAGGGCGAATTCGGCGGAATCGGTATCGTCATCACCATGCAGAACCGCCTGCTGACGGTGATCTCTCCGATTGAGGGAACGCCCGCCTACAAGGCCGGGGTCAAAGCCGGTGACATCATCATCGAGGTGGACGGCGAATCGACCAAGGACATGATGCTCTGGGAGGCCGTTAAAAAGATGAGAGGCCCCAAGGGCGAGGCGGTGGCCATCAAAGTCATTCGTGAAGAAGAGGCGGACCCGCTGGCGTTCACTCTGGTTCGGGACATTATCCCCATCGAAAGCGTTCGGTATATGACGCTCAGGCCCGGATACGGCTATGTGCGCATCACCAATTTCCAGGATAACACCACCAGCGATCTCAAAAATGCGCTGAAGGTGATGGAAAGCGGCAAATCGCCCCTCAAAGGGCTGGTGCTTGACCTGCGGGACAACCCGGGCGGCCTGCTGAACCAGGCCATAGACGTATCCGACCTCTTTCTGGAGAACGGTGACATCGTTTCCATCAAGGGGCGGCTGAAAAAACACACCAAGGTATTCAGGGCCCACGCCAATCTGAGAAAGCGGGATTTTCCCATCGTCGTACTCATCAACGGGGGCAGTGCCAGCGCGTCGGAGATTGTTGCCGGTGCCCTCCAGGACCACAAGCGGGCGGTGATTCTCGGCACCACCTCCTTCGGCAAGGGATCGGTTCAGACGGTGGAAACCCTGCGGGACAGCTACGGCCTTAAATTTACCATTGCCAGATATTACACCCCCAGCGGTCGCTCCATTCAGGCCGAGGGAATCAAGCCGGATATATCGGTCAGACACCAGGTGCTGACCGATGCGGAGAATGCCGTCGAAGAAAAACACTGGCTGAAGGAAAAGGATCTGAAGAACCACCTGGACGCTGAACCGGGCAGTCAGAAACGCAAATCTTCCCGCACCGGTAAAAAAGATGCGGATGAGAAACAAGCCCCCCCCGCCTCCAAAACCGAGAACCGGTACGGTCCGCTGAGCCTTGAAAATCTTGAGTCCGACAGCCAGGTGATGCGGGCCCTTGAAATTCTGAGAGGCTATCAGATCTTTACGGACGCGCGCACTTGA
- the pyrE gene encoding orotate phosphoribosyltransferase: MKQELTELLCRKSFKYSEEPAFKLVSGRMSKFYVNCKPTTLDPRGMFLAGHLVFDAIRTANVTGVGGLTFGADPIAVAAAFASGLKDQPIQAFSIRKTRKDHGIVRWIEGDLTPGQRVAIIDDVATTGGSTIRAIERARSEGLDVVRAVVLVDRQEGGLENIREHVADVSAVITRDELVEQWTATARP, from the coding sequence ATGAAACAGGAATTAACCGAACTCCTTTGCCGAAAATCATTTAAATACAGCGAGGAACCGGCCTTTAAACTGGTGTCGGGCCGGATGAGCAAATTTTACGTCAACTGCAAGCCCACGACGCTGGACCCCCGGGGCATGTTTCTGGCGGGCCATCTCGTATTTGACGCCATCAGGACGGCAAATGTGACGGGGGTGGGCGGCCTGACCTTCGGGGCCGACCCCATTGCCGTGGCCGCAGCCTTTGCATCCGGGCTGAAAGACCAGCCGATTCAGGCCTTTTCCATCCGCAAAACCCGAAAAGACCACGGGATCGTCCGGTGGATCGAGGGAGACCTGACGCCCGGCCAGCGGGTGGCGATCATCGACGATGTGGCCACCACCGGCGGATCGACGATCAGGGCCATTGAACGGGCGCGTTCCGAGGGGCTGGATGTGGTCAGGGCCGTCGTCCTGGTCGATCGTCAGGAAGGCGGCCTTGAAAATATCCGTGAGCATGTTGCGGATGTGTCGGCGGTGATTACGCGGGATGAACTGGTGGAGCAGTGGACCGCGACGGCGCGGCCCTGA